In a genomic window of Zootoca vivipara chromosome 5, rZooViv1.1, whole genome shotgun sequence:
- the SLC35G1 gene encoding solute carrier family 35 member G1, whose translation MVQRQGGEEGAADAAAGGGGRWEAEDPPPPGSHEGNGEDGGLCQVHELEAAAGAARLGERDGGCFRGSFPWRRGTPGIKGEITCPGLGLFYTLLSAFLFSVASLFLKKIEGVHSVEVSAIRCVFQMTFVLPGLIYFRTGFLGPEGKRLVLFFRGLLGSSAMILLYYAFQVMPLADATVITFSSPVFTSLLAWIFLKEKYSPWDILFTLFTITGVVLIARPPFLFGSRVAGIEEEYKDRLKGTLAAVASAIAAASTFVILRKVGKSVHYFLSIWYYAVIGLIVCLIVLFVMGEWSLPNCGIDRFLLVLIGVFGLGGQIFLTKALQIEKAGPVAIMKTMDVVFAFIFQILFLNHLPTWWTVGGALCVVASSSGTVIRKWYQSSKKSTGNEI comes from the exons ATGGTGCAGCGCCAGGGCGGCGAGGAGGGCGCCGCCGATGCCGCCGCCGGAGGAGGAGGGCGGTGGGAGGCAGAAGATCCCCCTCCTCCCGGGAGCCACGAGGGGAACGGCGAGGATGGCGGGCTCTGCCAGGTGCACGAACTGGAAGCGGCAGCAGGCGCTGCGAGGCTCGGCGAGCGCGACGGCGGCTGTTTCCGAGGAAGTTTCCCTTGGAGACGCGGGACGCCCG gaataaagggggaaattaCCTGTCCAGGGCTTGGCCTGTTCTATACGCTGCTGTCTGCCTTTCTCTTCTCTGTGGCATCTTTATTCCTCAAGAAAATTGAAGGTGTGCACTCAGTGGAAGTCAGTGCCATTAGATGTGTTTTTCAAATGACATTTGTCCTTCCTGGTTTAATATACTTCAG AACAGGATTTCTGGGACCAGAAGGCAAACGACTAGTTCTTTTCTTTCGAGGATTGCTCGGCTCTAGTGCAATGATTCTTCTCTATTATGCTTTCCAAGTGATGCCTCTTGCTGACGCTACAGTCATTACTTTCAGCAGCCCAGTTTTTACATCGCTGTTGGCCTGGATATTCCTTAAGGAGAAGTATAGTCCTTGGGATATTCTTTTCACTCTGTTTACAATCACCGGAGTGGTGCTTATTGCAAGACCACCTTTTTTATTTGGATCCAGAGTTGCTGGAATAGAAGAAGAGTACAAAGATCGCCTGAAAGGAACACTAGCAGCTGTTGCAAGTGCCATAGCTGCCGCGTCAACTTTTGTTATATTAAGGAAGGTGGGGAAATCGGTGCATTATTTTTTGTCCATTTGGTATTATGCAGTAATTGGGTTAATAGTTTGCCTAATAGTGCTTTTTGTAATGGGTGAGTGGAGTTTGCCCAACTGTGGCATAGATAGATTTCTCTTGGTATTAATTGGAGTGTTTGGTCTTGGTGGCCAAATATTCCTTACAAAAGCACTACAGATAGAGAAAGCTGGTCCTGTTGCTATAATGAAAACAATGGACGTGGTGTTTGCTTTTATCTTCCAAATTCTTTTCCTCAATCATTTGCCTACGTGGTGGACAGTCGGAGGTGCCCTTTGCGTAGTAGCTAGCAGTTCCGGAACTGTCATTCGAAAGTGGTATCAAAGCTCGAAAAAGAGCACCGGAAATGAAATTTGA